In Nicotiana tabacum cultivar K326 chromosome 19, ASM71507v2, whole genome shotgun sequence, one DNA window encodes the following:
- the LOC142173496 gene encoding uncharacterized protein LOC142173496, with protein sequence MGYYWPTLVKDYLDYVRRYKSFQFHVNFIHQPPEVLPPTIASWPFGAWNLDVVGPSPNSSCGYLYILAATDYLSKWAGAVSLKEVKKENVDNFIRVNVIYHFRIPQYILTKNDEPF encoded by the coding sequence ATGGGGTATTATTGGCCAACCTTGGTGAAAGATTATTTAGATTACGTTCGAAGGTATAAATCTTTCCAATTCCATGTTAACTTCATACATCAACCACCTGAAGTATTACCCCCAACTATTGCCTCTTGGCCATTTGGTGCTTGGAATTTGGATGTTGTTGGTCCATCGCCAAATTCTTCTTGTGGATATTTATACATTTTGGCCGCAACTGATTACTTATCAAAGTGGGCTGGAGCTGTttctcttaaggaagtaaagaaggaaaatgtggaCAACTTCATCCGAGTCAATGTTATCTATCATTTTCGCATTCCTCAATATATATTGACGAAAAATGATGAGCCATTTTGA
- the LOC142173497 gene encoding uncharacterized protein LOC142173497, giving the protein MEESLWAYRTTYRTPMQANPYSLVYRVEAVLPLEHQIPSLRLAIQEELEALDDKRLEAQQRLECYQVCLSRSFNKRVCLRSFQVGDQVLVARRPIITSRRSGGIFSTKWDGPFVVHEVYSSDTYKIVYSDGLWTCPNNGKFMKRYYP; this is encoded by the coding sequence ATGGAAGAATCTCTTTGGGCATATAGGACCACATATCGCACACCAATGCAAGCGAATCCTTATTCACTTGTGTATAGAGTTGAAGCAGTCCTTCCACTTGAGCATCAAATACCGTCATTGCGGCTTGCCATTCAAGAAGAATTGGAAGCTCTTGATGATAAGAGACTAGAAGCTCAACAAAGACTTGAATGTTATCAAGTTTGCTTGTCTCGATCTTTTAACAAAAGGGTGTGCCttagatcctttcaagtaggtgACCAAGTTCTTGTTGCGAGAAGGCCTATCATTACCTCTCGTCGATCTGGAGGCATATTCTCTACTAAGTGGGATGGACCATTTGTTGTACATGAGGTATACTCAAGTGACACTTACAAGATAGTTTACTCAGATGGTTTGTGGACTTGCCCCAACAATGGTAAATTCATGAAGAGATACTATCCTTGA